From Prosthecobacter fusiformis, one genomic window encodes:
- the polX gene encoding DNA polymerase/3'-5' exonuclease PolX, which produces MTREAAAQILERIALLLELKGENPFKIRAYKTGAEVVESYPGDIMQLAAEQKLSGIKGIGDALRDKLYEMATTGKLEFFDNLRAEFPETLFELFEVQGLGPKKIAALYAELGVGSIADLKRACESGEAAKLSGFGGKTVVKILESLAFRDEHASEFRVDQVYGLALAILEALRAHPAVSRAEVCGSFRRGKETVHDLDFLCATKKPEEVIADFVGLPMFEKVIAQGGTKASVYAANGVQCDLRAVSSKEFPFALNYFTGSKEHNVVMRQRALDQGWSLNEYAFTPVEGKAGPVIPAVHDEADIYRALGMDYIEPELRENAGEFDAAEQGHLPHLILLENLRGVFHNHTTASDGMASLLEMADAAQELGMQYLGIADHSKSSFQANGLSEERLRAQIAEIRELNEKFEGHFRIFAGTEVDILKDGSLDFSDELLSELDYCVASVHNVFNLPEAEMTRRIIRAMENPHVTMLGHVTGRLLLQRPAYAVNIPAIIDAAAETGTIIELNASAWRLDMDWRWWRLAKEKGVKCSINPDAHSTRGLEDVLYGVRAARKGWLTKKDVINCLPLGEVEKALMKGKIR; this is translated from the coding sequence ATGACCCGAGAAGCAGCCGCCCAAATCCTCGAACGCATTGCTCTTTTGCTAGAACTCAAAGGAGAAAATCCGTTCAAAATCCGCGCCTATAAAACAGGTGCCGAAGTGGTGGAAAGCTATCCCGGCGATATCATGCAACTGGCGGCAGAACAAAAGCTCTCAGGAATCAAGGGCATCGGCGACGCACTTCGCGACAAGCTCTATGAAATGGCTACCACGGGAAAACTCGAATTCTTCGATAATCTCCGGGCTGAATTTCCTGAAACCCTGTTCGAACTTTTCGAAGTACAGGGTCTGGGGCCGAAGAAAATTGCGGCGTTGTATGCGGAACTGGGCGTTGGCTCAATCGCAGATTTGAAGCGCGCTTGTGAAAGTGGAGAAGCGGCAAAGCTTAGCGGTTTTGGTGGAAAAACCGTGGTCAAAATTCTGGAAAGCCTGGCCTTCCGTGATGAGCATGCTTCGGAGTTTCGCGTGGACCAAGTGTATGGGCTGGCTCTCGCTATTCTGGAGGCTTTGCGTGCGCATCCGGCCGTTTCCCGTGCAGAGGTTTGTGGCAGCTTCCGTCGGGGTAAAGAAACGGTCCATGACCTAGATTTCCTTTGCGCGACGAAAAAGCCGGAAGAGGTCATCGCCGATTTTGTCGGGCTGCCGATGTTCGAAAAGGTCATCGCCCAGGGTGGCACCAAGGCCAGTGTTTATGCCGCCAATGGCGTCCAATGTGACCTGCGGGCGGTAAGCAGCAAAGAGTTCCCGTTTGCTCTCAACTATTTCACCGGTAGCAAAGAGCACAATGTGGTGATGCGCCAGCGCGCCCTGGATCAAGGCTGGTCTCTCAATGAATACGCCTTCACCCCAGTGGAGGGAAAGGCTGGGCCTGTCATTCCTGCGGTGCACGATGAGGCGGATATTTACCGTGCGCTGGGCATGGATTACATCGAGCCTGAACTCCGGGAAAATGCGGGTGAATTTGATGCCGCCGAGCAGGGGCATCTGCCACATCTCATCCTGCTGGAAAATCTGCGCGGAGTCTTCCACAACCACACCACTGCCAGCGATGGCATGGCCAGCCTGCTGGAGATGGCCGATGCAGCCCAGGAACTGGGCATGCAATACCTGGGCATTGCGGACCATAGTAAAAGCAGCTTCCAGGCGAACGGTCTCAGCGAAGAACGCCTGCGTGCCCAGATCGCTGAAATCCGTGAACTGAATGAAAAATTCGAGGGGCATTTTCGCATCTTTGCCGGTACCGAGGTGGACATCCTCAAAGACGGCTCCCTGGACTTCAGTGATGAGCTTCTTTCGGAACTGGACTACTGCGTGGCCAGTGTACACAACGTCTTCAACCTGCCTGAGGCTGAAATGACCCGGCGCATCATCCGGGCGATGGAAAATCCGCACGTCACCATGCTCGGTCACGTTACGGGCCGCCTCCTGTTGCAGCGCCCTGCCTATGCTGTGAACATCCCCGCCATCATTGATGCTGCGGCGGAGACGGGCACCATCATTGAGCTCAATGCCAGTGCATGGCGCTTGGACATGGACTGGCGCTGGTGGCGGCTGGCGAAGGAAAAAGGCGTGAAGTGCAGCATCAACCCAGATGCCCACAGCACTCGCGGCCTGGAGGATGTCCTCTATGGAGTCCGTGCTGCCCGCAAAGGCTGGTTGACGAAAAAAGATGTCATCAATTGCCTGCCTCTGGGCGAGGTGGAGAAGGCACTGATGAAGGGAAAAATCCGGTAG
- a CDS encoding FtsB family cell division protein yields the protein MEYREFNTDHAKPQHLDRWLRALVRLGKFCLLLLAVPVVIAVYKKPLAEQNAMRGKLASMQAQRDSLKAERDKLLRQVDWIKNDPNYLEIRARDHENMHKQGEYVIRFAE from the coding sequence ATGGAATACCGCGAATTTAACACTGATCACGCCAAGCCGCAGCATCTTGACCGATGGCTGCGGGCGCTGGTACGTCTGGGTAAATTTTGCCTCCTGCTCCTGGCGGTGCCAGTCGTCATCGCTGTTTATAAAAAACCGCTGGCGGAACAAAATGCCATGCGCGGCAAACTGGCCTCCATGCAGGCCCAGCGTGACAGTCTGAAGGCGGAACGGGATAAGCTGCTCCGCCAAGTGGACTGGATCAAAAACGATCCTAATTACCTCGAAATCCGTGCTCGTGATCATGAAAACATGCACAAGCAGGGCGAGTATGTAATTCGCTTTGCAGAGTAA
- the eno gene encoding phosphopyruvate hydratase: MDDLTIVEVIAREVLDSRGNPTVEVDVHLDGGAIGRAAVPSGASTGEHEALELRDGDKKRYLGKGVLKAVDAVNNEIADAIIGSNAADQVSIDKAMLEVDGTPTKSKLGANAILGASLAVAKAAATAMGQPLYKYIGGPNAKVLPVPMMNIINGGAHSDAPIDFQEFMIMPKGAPTFSEALRYGAEVFHALKKILHDLGLNTAVGDEGGFAPTLKSAHHALEVIAQAIEKAGYKMGEDIFIALDVASSEFYDKAKNKYVFKKSDKSERTAAELVAYYAELKKDFPIISIEDGCAENDWDGWATLSKELGGTTQLVGDDLFVTNTKFLQKGIDQGIANSILVKVNQIGSLTETLDAVDLAHRHGYTAVMSHRSGETEDYTIADLAVATNCGQIKTGSLSRSDRIAKYNQLLRIEQELGENAIFGGRMKV; this comes from the coding sequence ATGGACGACCTTACCATTGTAGAAGTCATCGCACGTGAAGTCCTGGACTCCCGTGGCAACCCAACCGTTGAAGTGGATGTCCATCTGGACGGTGGTGCCATCGGCCGCGCTGCGGTGCCAAGCGGTGCCAGCACTGGCGAACACGAAGCCCTGGAACTGCGCGATGGCGACAAGAAGCGCTACCTTGGCAAAGGCGTACTGAAGGCCGTGGACGCCGTGAACAACGAGATCGCCGATGCGATCATCGGCAGCAACGCTGCTGACCAGGTCTCCATCGACAAGGCCATGCTGGAAGTGGACGGCACTCCGACGAAATCCAAGCTGGGTGCCAACGCGATCCTGGGTGCCTCCCTCGCTGTGGCCAAGGCCGCTGCAACCGCCATGGGCCAGCCTCTTTACAAGTACATCGGCGGCCCTAACGCCAAGGTACTCCCCGTGCCGATGATGAACATCATCAACGGTGGTGCTCACTCGGATGCACCGATCGATTTCCAGGAATTCATGATCATGCCGAAAGGCGCTCCAACTTTCTCCGAAGCTCTCCGCTACGGTGCTGAAGTGTTCCACGCCCTGAAGAAGATTCTTCATGACCTGGGCCTGAATACTGCCGTCGGTGACGAAGGTGGCTTCGCTCCAACGCTGAAGAGCGCCCACCATGCGCTGGAAGTGATCGCCCAGGCGATTGAAAAGGCTGGTTACAAAATGGGTGAAGATATCTTCATCGCCCTGGACGTGGCTTCCTCCGAATTCTACGACAAGGCCAAGAACAAGTATGTCTTCAAGAAGAGCGACAAGTCCGAGCGCACTGCGGCTGAACTGGTGGCCTACTACGCTGAGCTGAAGAAGGACTTCCCGATCATCTCCATCGAAGACGGCTGTGCTGAAAACGACTGGGACGGATGGGCAACTCTTTCCAAGGAACTGGGCGGCACGACGCAGCTCGTGGGTGACGATCTTTTCGTGACGAACACGAAGTTCCTCCAGAAGGGCATTGACCAGGGTATCGCCAACTCCATCCTCGTGAAGGTGAACCAGATCGGTTCCCTGACTGAGACTCTGGATGCTGTGGACCTGGCTCACCGCCATGGTTACACTGCCGTCATGAGCCACCGCTCCGGTGAGACCGAAGACTACACCATCGCTGACCTCGCCGTCGCCACGAACTGCGGCCAGATCAAGACCGGTTCCCTTTCCCGCAGCGACCGTATCGCCAAGTACAACCAGCTTCTCCGCATCGAGCAGGAACTGGGTGAAAACGCGATCTTCGGTGGCCGTATGAAGGTCTAA
- a CDS encoding glucose-6-phosphate isomerase, with protein sequence MSTTSSHWDRFQKFFVRYPQMGFSIDISRMSFEDGLFESQAASVEKAFSAMKELEAGSIANPDEGRMVGHYWLRDSSLAPTAELKTEIDATLAATLSFAADVHSGKVLAANGQKFTRVLIVGIGGSALGPQLVAQAITPANPPMAIDFFDNTDPDGMDRIVAQIGAEFATTLTLVISKSGGTKETRNGMLEAQAAYTAQGVDFTKHVVAITGLDSELDKLAVAQGWLARFPMWDWVGGRTSVMSAVGTLAAALQGVDVTQFLAGAAAMDAETRQRPVRENAAMLLALMWYSAGKGKGAKDMVVLPYKDRLVLFSKYLQQLVMESLGKEHDLDGNIVNQGIAVYGNKGSTDQHAYVQQLRDGVNNFFAVFIQVAKARDTAGFEVEPGYTSGDYLQGFLRGTRTALADKGRESITLSISEVSAFSLGMLVGLFERAVGFYATLVNINAYHQPGVEAGKKAATDFLKQMGQVLASLPASGGGATADEIAAQLGIDAEDAWHMASHLAANGKARLAEGASPVSDRFSAL encoded by the coding sequence ATGAGCACAACAAGCAGCCACTGGGACCGTTTTCAAAAATTCTTCGTCCGCTATCCGCAGATGGGGTTCTCCATTGATATCAGCCGCATGTCTTTTGAAGACGGGCTTTTTGAATCACAGGCAGCCTCAGTCGAAAAGGCTTTCTCTGCCATGAAAGAGCTGGAAGCTGGCTCCATCGCTAATCCGGATGAAGGTCGCATGGTCGGTCATTACTGGCTTCGCGATTCTTCCCTGGCTCCCACGGCTGAGCTGAAAACAGAAATCGATGCCACTCTGGCCGCCACCCTGTCTTTCGCCGCCGATGTCCACTCGGGCAAAGTCCTCGCCGCGAATGGCCAGAAGTTCACCCGTGTACTTATCGTCGGCATCGGCGGCTCGGCTCTCGGGCCACAGCTAGTCGCCCAGGCCATCACCCCGGCCAATCCACCGATGGCGATTGATTTCTTCGACAATACGGACCCCGATGGAATGGACCGCATCGTCGCCCAGATCGGAGCGGAATTTGCCACCACCCTGACGCTGGTTATTTCCAAATCCGGCGGCACCAAGGAAACCCGCAACGGCATGCTTGAGGCTCAGGCTGCCTACACCGCCCAGGGCGTGGACTTCACCAAACACGTCGTTGCCATCACGGGTCTGGATAGCGAGCTGGATAAACTCGCAGTCGCCCAGGGTTGGCTGGCCCGTTTCCCGATGTGGGATTGGGTGGGCGGACGCACCAGTGTCATGAGTGCCGTGGGCACCCTGGCAGCCGCACTACAGGGCGTGGATGTCACTCAGTTCCTGGCGGGAGCCGCAGCCATGGATGCAGAAACCCGTCAGCGTCCTGTCCGGGAAAACGCTGCCATGCTGCTGGCCCTCATGTGGTACAGCGCCGGCAAAGGGAAGGGGGCCAAGGATATGGTCGTCCTCCCCTACAAGGACCGTCTTGTGCTTTTCAGCAAATACCTCCAGCAGCTCGTCATGGAGTCCCTCGGCAAGGAGCACGATTTGGATGGCAACATCGTCAACCAGGGCATCGCCGTTTATGGCAACAAAGGCTCCACCGACCAACATGCCTATGTGCAGCAGCTTCGTGACGGGGTGAATAATTTCTTCGCCGTCTTTATCCAGGTAGCGAAGGCCCGCGACACCGCAGGTTTCGAGGTGGAGCCCGGCTACACCAGCGGGGATTACCTTCAGGGCTTCCTGCGTGGCACACGCACCGCTCTGGCGGACAAGGGACGTGAATCCATCACCCTTAGCATCAGCGAAGTCAGCGCCTTCAGCCTGGGCATGCTCGTCGGCCTTTTTGAGCGGGCGGTTGGTTTCTACGCCACCCTGGTCAACATCAATGCCTACCATCAGCCAGGCGTGGAGGCCGGCAAAAAAGCCGCCACCGATTTCCTCAAGCAGATGGGCCAGGTTCTTGCCTCCCTGCCAGCTTCTGGCGGCGGTGCCACTGCGGATGAAATCGCTGCTCAGCTCGGCATTGATGCGGAAGATGCCTGGCACATGGCCAGCCATCTGGCTGCCAATGGGAAAGCCAGACTGGCGGAAGGGGCTTCCCCTGTTTCTGACCGCTTCAGTGCTCTGTAA
- a CDS encoding NupC/NupG family nucleoside CNT transporter: MPVATALFGLFLFIALAWVLSEQRRLFPWRTVIAGILLQFLLGWVILGTKGGAWFFSQLDGAFKKLLGFANEGVSLVFGPLADTGLLARSWGPENSFIFVVTVTGTIILVSALSSLLYHYGILQFLVRCMAWVMQRLMLTSGSESLATAANVFMGQTEAPLVVKPYLSGMTRSELMAMMTGGMATIAGGVMAAYVSFGISAGHLLTASFMSAPAALMMAKIILPETGTSETAHGADQSPPKESVNGIDAICIGASDGMKLAINVMAMLIAFVAIVALANYLLASLLALGGVENARPLQTVLGWANAPFAWLMGIPWKDCQQVGAILGERIVLNEFVSYLNLSQMMKTGGVLEARSATITTYALCGFANLASIAIQIGGIGALVPERRAELARLGGKAMLAGLLACYSTACIAGIILQPLSAP, translated from the coding sequence ATGCCTGTCGCTACCGCACTGTTCGGTCTCTTTCTGTTCATCGCCCTCGCCTGGGTGCTTTCGGAGCAGCGACGTCTCTTTCCCTGGCGCACCGTCATTGCCGGGATTTTACTGCAATTTTTGTTAGGCTGGGTCATCCTGGGCACAAAAGGCGGAGCCTGGTTCTTTTCACAGTTGGACGGCGCGTTTAAAAAGCTGCTTGGGTTCGCCAATGAAGGTGTCAGCCTCGTTTTCGGCCCCTTGGCGGATACAGGTCTGCTGGCCCGCTCGTGGGGGCCGGAAAATTCCTTCATCTTTGTCGTGACGGTGACGGGCACCATCATCCTGGTTTCCGCGCTCTCCTCCTTGCTTTATCATTATGGCATCCTCCAGTTCCTCGTTCGTTGCATGGCCTGGGTCATGCAGCGGCTCATGCTCACCAGCGGCAGCGAGAGCCTGGCCACTGCGGCCAATGTCTTCATGGGCCAGACTGAGGCTCCGCTTGTAGTGAAGCCCTATCTCTCCGGCATGACCCGCAGTGAACTCATGGCCATGATGACTGGAGGCATGGCCACCATCGCGGGCGGAGTCATGGCAGCTTACGTATCCTTTGGCATCTCTGCCGGGCACCTGCTCACCGCATCGTTCATGAGTGCTCCCGCAGCCTTGATGATGGCTAAAATCATACTTCCGGAAACCGGCACCAGTGAAACGGCTCACGGGGCTGACCAGTCACCTCCCAAGGAGTCCGTCAATGGCATTGATGCCATTTGCATCGGTGCCAGTGATGGCATGAAACTGGCCATCAATGTCATGGCCATGCTCATCGCCTTTGTGGCCATCGTCGCCCTGGCAAATTACCTGCTCGCATCCCTTCTTGCCTTGGGCGGGGTTGAAAATGCCCGACCTCTTCAAACCGTGCTCGGCTGGGCCAATGCTCCCTTTGCCTGGCTCATGGGCATCCCGTGGAAAGACTGCCAGCAAGTCGGCGCCATCCTTGGGGAGCGCATCGTCCTCAATGAATTTGTCAGTTACCTCAATCTCAGCCAGATGATGAAAACCGGCGGTGTATTGGAGGCTCGCAGCGCCACCATCACTACTTATGCCCTGTGCGGCTTTGCCAATCTGGCCAGCATCGCCATCCAGATCGGCGGCATCGGTGCTTTGGTGCCTGAGCGCCGGGCAGAACTCGCACGCCTGGGAGGCAAGGCTATGCTTGCCGGATTGCTTGCCTGCTACTCCACCGCCTGCATTGCCGGGATCATTCTACAGCCGCTTTCTGCCCCCTGA
- a CDS encoding sodium-translocating pyrophosphatase has protein sequence MNSFLLNQGILVSIALAVVGLAFAILLIRQILACSPGNDKMAVIGDAIQQGAKAYLNRQIRAVSLIAIVVFFIVWYTRDGLASAGFVVGAVCSMVAGYIGMMIAVRANVRTAWAASTGSHPALKVAFNGGAVTGLLVVALGLLSVGVFFLIVEKMAGARAAIDALIGLALGSSLISVFARLGGGIYTKAADVGADLVGKIEQNLNEDDPRNPATIADNVGDNVGDCAGMAADVFETYAVSLIGGILVGHLTGPEGNHAVLVYPFVLCGLSIISSLLGIAWVNFVKQKATASLVSGVAVAGIISAGLFKWATDAMFPESIVMAGKTLTANDLFYCALIGIVLTFVVVWITNYFTSTAHAPVRRIAKASETGHATNIIAGISVGHHATLLPVLAIAGSIWGCWDLGGLYGIAIAVVSMLSLSGIIISLDAFGPITDNAGGIAVMSGLPEEVRKITDDLDAVGNTMKAVTKGYAIASAGLAAMVLFGSYVEELKAYLDLDTIAFDLMNPQVIIGMFIGGLLPYLFTAFGMDAVGNAAGAVVREVRRQIQLKPGILTGQDIPEYGQCVDIVTKAALRQMIVPALLPIVFVVGVAFLGKEALGGLLIGTIVTGLFVGIAMTSSGGAWDNAKKYVEEGNHGGKGSFAHAAAVTGDTVGDPYKDTSGPAVNPMIKVVNVLAILVIPLFFKKVTGA, from the coding sequence ATGAACTCGTTCCTTCTCAACCAAGGCATCCTTGTATCCATCGCCCTCGCTGTGGTGGGTTTGGCTTTTGCCATCCTATTGATCCGTCAAATCCTGGCCTGCTCACCAGGGAATGACAAAATGGCGGTCATCGGAGACGCGATTCAGCAAGGGGCCAAGGCTTATCTCAACCGGCAGATTCGTGCTGTCAGCCTCATCGCCATCGTTGTGTTTTTCATTGTCTGGTACACTCGTGACGGGCTGGCCAGCGCCGGTTTTGTCGTGGGGGCTGTCTGCTCCATGGTAGCCGGGTACATAGGCATGATGATCGCCGTTCGCGCCAACGTCCGTACCGCTTGGGCCGCCAGCACCGGTTCTCATCCTGCTCTGAAGGTGGCCTTCAACGGCGGTGCCGTCACTGGATTGCTGGTTGTCGCTCTCGGTCTCCTTTCTGTCGGCGTCTTCTTCCTCATTGTCGAAAAAATGGCCGGTGCCAGAGCTGCCATTGATGCCCTCATCGGTCTGGCCTTGGGCAGTTCTCTGATTTCCGTTTTCGCCCGTCTCGGTGGCGGTATCTACACTAAGGCAGCCGACGTCGGCGCTGACCTAGTGGGTAAGATTGAGCAGAACCTCAATGAAGATGATCCTCGCAACCCGGCCACCATTGCTGACAACGTCGGTGATAACGTGGGTGACTGCGCAGGCATGGCAGCAGACGTTTTTGAAACCTATGCAGTCAGCCTTATTGGCGGCATCCTCGTCGGCCACCTGACCGGTCCAGAAGGCAACCACGCCGTCCTGGTTTATCCCTTCGTGCTTTGCGGCCTTTCCATCATCTCCTCCCTCCTCGGCATTGCCTGGGTGAATTTCGTGAAGCAGAAGGCCACGGCTTCTCTCGTCAGCGGCGTGGCTGTTGCCGGCATCATTTCCGCAGGTCTGTTCAAATGGGCCACGGATGCCATGTTCCCTGAATCCATCGTCATGGCGGGCAAGACGCTCACTGCGAATGATCTCTTCTACTGTGCACTCATCGGCATCGTACTGACCTTCGTCGTCGTCTGGATCACCAACTACTTCACCAGCACCGCCCACGCCCCCGTTCGTCGGATTGCCAAAGCCTCTGAGACTGGCCACGCCACCAATATCATCGCTGGTATCAGCGTCGGCCACCATGCCACCCTGCTGCCCGTTCTGGCCATCGCCGGTTCCATCTGGGGTTGCTGGGACTTGGGCGGTCTGTATGGCATCGCTATCGCCGTCGTCTCCATGCTTAGCCTGAGTGGCATCATCATCTCCTTGGATGCATTTGGCCCCATCACCGACAATGCCGGTGGTATCGCCGTCATGTCCGGTCTGCCTGAAGAAGTCCGTAAAATCACTGACGACCTTGATGCCGTGGGTAATACGATGAAGGCCGTCACTAAAGGATATGCCATCGCTTCCGCCGGCCTCGCTGCCATGGTGCTTTTCGGCTCTTATGTGGAAGAGCTGAAGGCTTATCTTGATCTCGACACCATTGCCTTTGACTTGATGAATCCGCAGGTCATCATCGGCATGTTCATCGGTGGTCTGCTGCCCTATCTCTTCACCGCTTTCGGCATGGATGCCGTGGGAAATGCGGCCGGTGCTGTGGTGCGTGAAGTGCGCCGCCAGATCCAGCTCAAGCCAGGGATCCTCACCGGTCAGGACATCCCTGAATATGGTCAGTGTGTGGACATCGTTACCAAGGCCGCTCTTCGTCAGATGATTGTCCCCGCCCTGCTGCCTATCGTCTTTGTCGTCGGCGTCGCCTTCCTGGGTAAAGAAGCCCTCGGTGGTCTCCTCATCGGCACCATTGTAACAGGCCTCTTCGTTGGCATCGCCATGACCAGTTCCGGTGGAGCCTGGGACAATGCCAAGAAATACGTCGAAGAAGGCAACCATGGTGGCAAGGGCAGCTTTGCCCACGCCGCTGCCGTCACTGGCGATACCGTTGGTGATCCCTACAAAGACACTTCGGGTCCTGCCGTGAACCCAATGATCAAGGTGGTCAACGTCCTCGCCATTTTGGTGATCCCGCTCTTTTTCAAGAAAGTAACCGGCGCTTAA
- a CDS encoding class I fructose-bisphosphate aldolase — protein MNRQENLEIFFRDGKTVILPIDHGVAIPVPGMENPFALIDAVSPFVDGYVMNLGVAMRAADSMAGKGICLRTDVYNTRMTGDGAGSINVYGVEEAEAVGANAVMNMLYPNSISERVNFQECADIIRSSMDLDIPVIIEALPYGLGQTDKYTLENVAFAARLAAELGADVVKVPYPIDCKPGDFRKVVDQVWVPVIILGGASLNDDAALLKMTEDAMEAGASGIAIGRNVWQHQNPAAIARSLSAIVHDDVSALEALALLKEPVR, from the coding sequence ATGAACCGCCAAGAAAATCTCGAAATCTTTTTCCGCGACGGCAAAACCGTCATTCTCCCGATTGACCACGGTGTCGCCATCCCGGTCCCTGGCATGGAAAATCCTTTCGCTCTGATTGATGCTGTCAGCCCCTTTGTTGACGGTTACGTGATGAACCTTGGCGTGGCCATGCGCGCTGCCGATTCTATGGCCGGGAAGGGGATTTGCCTCCGCACGGATGTTTATAACACCCGCATGACCGGTGATGGCGCAGGCAGCATTAACGTTTACGGCGTGGAAGAGGCCGAAGCTGTCGGGGCCAATGCCGTGATGAACATGCTCTATCCAAACTCCATCAGCGAGCGGGTGAATTTTCAGGAGTGTGCGGACATCATTCGCAGCAGCATGGACCTGGACATTCCCGTCATCATCGAAGCCCTGCCATACGGTCTCGGCCAGACAGATAAATACACGCTCGAAAACGTCGCCTTCGCCGCCCGGCTCGCTGCTGAGCTGGGTGCAGATGTCGTGAAAGTTCCTTATCCGATTGATTGTAAACCTGGCGATTTCCGCAAGGTCGTGGACCAAGTCTGGGTTCCCGTCATCATCCTGGGTGGTGCCTCCCTCAATGATGACGCGGCCCTTCTGAAAATGACGGAAGATGCCATGGAAGCCGGTGCTTCCGGCATTGCCATCGGTCGCAATGTCTGGCAGCACCAGAACCCTGCCGCCATTGCCCGTAGCCTCTCGGCCATCGTTCACGATGACGTTTCTGCATTGGAAGCTCTCGCCCTTCTGAAAGAACCTGTTCGCTGA